A genomic region of Alligator mississippiensis isolate rAllMis1 chromosome 6, rAllMis1, whole genome shotgun sequence contains the following coding sequences:
- the ZNF488 gene encoding zinc finger protein 488 — MMELTSLPKLLWTSDNKALHHHFPDVLATVHTTQDIPEEAIFGPCILQNTLLDTIAFIALKCSDRRNIHYVFKVDVSSVHSPTGLPWMRLVQAAANSKEQNLEAYLKNSQLYFRSTRRINRNEELLVWYDAELSSLLGFNEIKARTLQNELKCPECDQVFTCEHSYLSHIRFLCIPEKNAPLWRNLQDRKALKSNIAEQATNFHSLVRDLEIKMSAKKDDAHGTGDRRTKSEEVENRSRKTVLLEKTNNLGEEHSFGGKEEVGGEHVLGGSFWKISSGRQATKKDNSEQKQSAFTEVRRTKDKLRSERAKELEQGDGLVQYGKEQIPKDVALNSSGSAFSFVWPTRARGEQKSAFSKPTKCVVDKGAVNSLHPVNDSTKSLGDLSSFITTTDIMCYGNLLNSKFFVGDVGNSRMLQTSITQTGAFSYSSEPWHKQMGGQLQSTTTSSSSSSLTLLPPTFTSFGVAAQNWCAKCNLSFRMTSDLVFHMRSHHKKEYSSAESQCKRRREEKLTCPICHEYFRERHHLSRHMTSHN; from the exons ATGATGGAACTTACATCTCTGCCTAAGCTCCTCTGGACAAGTGATAACAAGGCCCTGCATCACCATTTTCCAGATGTATTGGCAACTGTTCATACCACCCAAGACATCCCAGAAGAGGCCATTTTTGGACCATGTATCCTCCAGAATACTTTGTTGGACACTATAGCTTTTATTGCTCTCAAATGCTCTGATCGAAGAAATATCCATTATGTATTTAAG GTAGATGTCTCCTCAGTGCATAGCCCCACTGGACTGCCCTGGATGAGGCTTGTTCAAGCAGCTGCCAATAGCAAGGAACAGAACTTGGAAGCCTATTTAAAAAATAGTCAGTTGTACTTCCGGTCTACTAGGAGAATAAACAGAAATGAGGAGCTCCTTGTTTGGTATGATGCAGAGCTTTCCAGCCTCCTTGGTTTTAATGAGATAAAAGCCAGAACTCTCCAAAATG AGCTGAAGTGCCCCGAATGTGACCAGGTCTTTACATGTGAGCATTCGTATCTCTCTCATATCCGGTTCCTCTGCATCCCAGAGAAGAACGCCCCGCTGTGGAGAAACCTCCAGGACCGTAAGGCTTTGAAAAGCAACATAGCTGAGCAGGCCACAAACTTTCACAGCTTGGTGAGGGACCTGGAGATCAAAATGTCTGCCAAGAAAGATGATGCCCATGGCACAGGCGATAGGAGAACAAAATCAGAAGAGGTGGAAAACAGGAGCAGGAAAACAGTGTTGTTAGAGAAAACCAACAACCTGGGGGAGGAGCACAGCTTTGGGGGCAAGGAGGAAGTGGGTGGGGAGCACGTGTTGGGTGGTTCCTTCTGGAAGATCAGTTCAGGGAGGCAGGCAACTAAGAAGGACAACTCAGAGCAGAAACAGAGTGCTTTCACTGAGGTTAGGAGGACAAAGGACAAGCTGAGAAGCGAGAGAGCTAAGGAACTGGAGCAAGGAGATGGCCTAGTCCAGTATGGAAAGGAGCAGATCCCCAAGGATGTAGCACTGAACTCTTCTGGTAGTGCTTTCTCCTTTGTGTGGCCCACCAGAGCCCGAGGTGAGCAGAAAAGTGCTTTTAGTAAACCCACCAAATGTGTAGTGGACAAGGGAGCGGTAAACTCCCTTCACCCTGTGAATGATTCAACAAAGAGTCTGGGGGACCTATCTAGCTTCATCACCACCACAGACATCATGTGCTATGGTAATCTTTTGAATTCCAAGTTCTTTGTTGGTGATGTGGGTAACTCTCGGATGCTGCAGACCAGCATTACTCAGACTGGAGCTTTCTCATACTCCTCAGAACCGTGGCACAAACAAATGGGAGGGCAGTTGCAGAGTAccaccacttcctcttcctcctcctccttgacACTGCTGCCTCCCACGTTCACCTCCTTTGGTGTGGCTGCCCAGAACTGGTGTGCCAAATGCAACCTCTCTTTCCGTATGACGTCTGACCTGGTCTTCCACATGCGATCCCATCATAAAAAAGAATACTCCTCTGCTGAGTCTCAGTGCAAGAGGAGACGTGAAGAGAAGCTAACGTGTCCAATATGCCATGAGTACTTTCGGGAACGCCACCATTTATCAAGGCACATGACCTCTCATAATTAG